A region from the Acidiferrobacter sp. SPIII_3 genome encodes:
- a CDS encoding pseudouridine synthase, whose amino-acid sequence MSEKLQKVLAQRGLGSRREMERIILAGRVKVDGRVATLGERVDPGGDIIVDGWRLGHRPLPKGRVLVYHKMTGEMCTRSDPGGRPLVFDKLPAIRQGRWVAVGRLDINSSGLMLFTTDGELAARLMHPSTGVVRRYAVRVLGRASPDAFAQLTQGIMLEDGMARFTEMKDAGGDGANRWYHVAIMEGRKREVRRLFAAAGLVVSRLIRIGYGPVDLPRTLRPGCSRPLAAPAVAELYTVAGLVAPQKSR is encoded by the coding sequence GTGAGCGAGAAACTGCAGAAAGTTCTGGCGCAGCGAGGGCTCGGATCACGGCGTGAGATGGAGCGGATTATCTTGGCCGGGCGCGTCAAGGTCGATGGTCGGGTGGCGACGCTTGGGGAACGGGTCGATCCCGGCGGAGACATCATTGTCGATGGCTGGCGACTGGGGCACCGGCCGCTCCCGAAAGGTCGCGTGCTCGTATACCATAAGATGACAGGCGAGATGTGCACGCGGAGCGACCCTGGGGGTCGACCGCTCGTATTCGACAAGCTCCCGGCGATTCGTCAGGGACGATGGGTGGCCGTGGGGCGACTGGATATCAACTCGTCTGGTCTCATGCTTTTTACAACCGATGGGGAATTGGCGGCGCGCCTCATGCATCCTTCGACGGGTGTGGTGCGCCGTTACGCGGTGCGCGTTCTTGGGCGTGCGAGTCCGGATGCCTTTGCGCAATTGACGCAAGGCATCATGCTGGAGGATGGGATGGCGCGCTTTACGGAGATGAAGGATGCGGGTGGTGATGGCGCCAACCGTTGGTACCACGTTGCCATTATGGAGGGGCGCAAACGTGAGGTCCGGCGATTGTTTGCCGCGGCGGGGCTCGTGGTGAGTCGCCTGATCCGTATTGGCTATGGTCCGGTGGACTTACCGCGAACCTTGCGACCGGGCTGCAGTCGCCCGCTTGCCGCGCCAGCGGTGGCCGAACTGTATACCGTCGCAGGCCTGGTGGCTCCGCAAAAATCCCGGTGA
- a CDS encoding endonuclease III domain-containing protein: protein MVGAVLTQNTSWTNVERALQRMKGVVALEAAPIAALPVDVLADALRPAGYYNVKAQRLQALCRWVVDQGGMETLHGMETQALRTGLLGVHGVGPETADDIVLYAFGRPVFVIDAYTRRLFARLGFVQGHETYEDMREHFERALPHDPVLYNEYHALIVEHAKTTCRTRPLCQECVLRSRCRAVSPTEPDKGIDGR, encoded by the coding sequence ATGGTCGGGGCGGTGTTGACCCAGAATACGTCGTGGACCAATGTGGAGCGCGCCCTTCAGCGCATGAAGGGTGTCGTGGCACTCGAGGCCGCACCCATAGCGGCCCTACCCGTGGACGTCCTGGCCGACGCGTTACGTCCCGCGGGTTATTATAACGTCAAGGCGCAGAGGCTCCAGGCCCTGTGCCGGTGGGTCGTCGACCAAGGGGGCATGGAGACGCTCCATGGGATGGAGACGCAAGCGCTGCGCACCGGGCTTCTGGGTGTCCATGGCGTCGGACCGGAGACGGCGGACGATATCGTTCTCTACGCGTTTGGTCGCCCGGTTTTTGTGATCGATGCGTACACGCGGCGGCTCTTTGCGCGCCTGGGTTTTGTGCAGGGCCACGAGACCTACGAAGACATGCGGGAGCACTTCGAACGGGCCCTGCCCCATGACCCGGTTCTCTATAATGAATACCATGCGCTGATCGTCGAGCATGCGAAGACAACGTGCCGGACACGGCCGTTGTGCCAGGAATGTGTCTTGCGATCGCGGTGCCGGGCCGTCTCGCCCACCGAGCCAGACAAAGGCATCGACGGGCGTTAG
- the xerD gene encoding site-specific tyrosine recombinase XerD, which translates to MASPSDVALIDDFLDTLLTESGLVTHTLEGYRRDLEVFARYLRARGLQGARRLDITGFLAAEVMAGRRPRTGARRLSALRRFYRYLLAQGAISEDPTEGVEGPRLGISLPRSLSEEEVERLLAAPGDRTPEAQRDRAMLEVLYATGLRVSELVALRLSEIDGQAGIVRIVGKGGRERLVPLGDEAQVVLAAYLRDARPVFLKGVPATAVFLTRRGGPMTRQAFWGNIKRYAAKAGVETPLSPHTMRHAFATHLINHGADLRVVQLLLGHADLSTTQIYTHVARERLRAVHARHHPRG; encoded by the coding sequence ATGGCCAGCCCGTCCGACGTCGCCCTCATTGACGATTTCCTCGATACCCTGCTGACGGAGTCCGGTCTTGTTACCCATACCCTGGAGGGGTACCGACGGGACCTGGAGGTTTTTGCCCGATACCTGAGAGCGCGCGGCCTGCAGGGCGCGCGGCGTCTCGATATCACCGGCTTTCTGGCGGCCGAGGTGATGGCCGGGCGGCGGCCACGTACCGGCGCCCGGCGTTTGTCGGCCCTGCGGCGTTTCTATCGGTATCTGCTGGCCCAAGGGGCTATCTCCGAGGATCCCACCGAAGGCGTGGAAGGGCCCCGGCTTGGGATCAGCCTTCCCCGGAGCCTGAGCGAAGAGGAGGTCGAGCGATTGCTTGCGGCGCCCGGGGACCGGACACCGGAGGCGCAGCGGGATCGGGCCATGCTCGAGGTCCTGTACGCTACCGGCTTGCGCGTATCGGAACTGGTGGCGTTACGGCTTTCGGAGATCGATGGCCAGGCGGGTATCGTGCGCATCGTAGGCAAGGGCGGGCGGGAGCGGCTCGTGCCCTTGGGGGACGAGGCCCAGGTGGTGCTTGCGGCGTACCTGCGCGATGCGCGCCCCGTGTTTTTGAAGGGTGTACCGGCTACGGCGGTGTTTTTGACGCGACGTGGCGGCCCCATGACGCGTCAGGCGTTTTGGGGCAACATCAAACGCTACGCGGCCAAGGCGGGCGTGGAAACGCCCTTGTCACCCCATACCATGCGCCATGCGTTCGCTACGCACCTCATCAATCACGGGGCCGACTTGCGGGTCGTGCAGCTGCTTCTCGGGCACGCCGATCTATCGACCACCCAGATCTATACCCATGTTGCGCGCGAACGCCTGCGCGCCGTGCATGCCCGGCACCATCCCCGCGGATGA
- the scpB gene encoding SMC-Scp complex subunit ScpB — MSEVRIRDIVHAALLVAGEPLTLERLGSLFADEARPERDELLQALEDVRNACNGGPLELQCIDKAYRLQTRAEYAPWLNRLFAERPARYSRAVLETLAVIAYRQPTTRGEIEAIRGVAVSSDIIKTLLSREWIRQVGTKEVPGRPALYGTTRAFLENFNLTSLGELPPLSELRIATDDEGAQAFVPVGLSVGSSATESEATESEATEPEATESEATEPEATESEATEPEEGGSGEIL; from the coding sequence ATGAGCGAGGTGCGTATTCGGGATATCGTGCATGCGGCTTTGCTTGTCGCGGGGGAGCCGCTCACCCTGGAACGTCTCGGGTCTTTGTTCGCCGATGAAGCGCGGCCGGAACGGGACGAACTTCTGCAGGCGCTCGAGGATGTTCGCAACGCGTGTAACGGTGGCCCCTTGGAGCTTCAGTGCATAGACAAGGCGTATAGACTCCAAACCCGCGCGGAGTATGCGCCATGGTTGAATCGTCTGTTCGCAGAGCGGCCAGCGCGTTACTCGCGCGCGGTCCTCGAGACGCTTGCGGTCATCGCTTATCGGCAGCCGACGACCCGAGGTGAAATCGAGGCGATTCGCGGCGTGGCGGTCAGTTCAGACATCATAAAGACGCTGTTATCACGGGAATGGATTCGGCAAGTAGGGACGAAGGAGGTTCCGGGAAGGCCGGCCTTGTACGGGACGACGCGCGCCTTTCTGGAGAACTTCAATTTGACGTCTCTGGGGGAGTTGCCGCCCCTGAGTGAACTGCGGATCGCGACTGATGATGAGGGTGCCCAGGCGTTCGTGCCGGTTGGTCTATCGGTAGGCTCTTCGGCCACCGAGTCCGAGGCCACCGAGTCCGAGGCTACTGAACCCGAGGCCACCGAGTCCGAGGCTACTGAACCCGAGGCCACCGAGTCCGAGGCTACTGAACCCGAGGAGGGCGGGTCGGGGGAGATCTTGTGA
- a CDS encoding ScpA family protein, translating into MSAVLVRGEEWTNIPEDLYIPPDALEVILEEFAGPLDLLLYLIRRDNIDVLDIPIAEVTRQYMSYVEIMKAIKLELAADYLVMAAMLAEIKSRMLLPRPVAADPEETDPRAELVRRLLEYERYQAVCESLEARPRVGRELFLPEIPMDGRNSERPAPMVTLEDLLGALRAVLRREDAFAHHRVMREPLSVRERMTHILERVRSDGFTEFSLLFQIGEGKRGVVVTFLAVLELVRESLIMLVQNEPFAPIHLKAAA; encoded by the coding sequence ATGAGCGCGGTCCTGGTTCGCGGGGAGGAATGGACCAATATCCCCGAAGACCTTTATATCCCCCCGGATGCCCTCGAGGTCATTCTTGAGGAGTTCGCCGGGCCGCTTGATCTGCTTTTGTACCTCATCCGTCGCGATAATATCGATGTGCTCGATATTCCGATAGCGGAGGTGACGCGCCAGTACATGAGCTATGTGGAGATCATGAAGGCGATCAAGCTCGAGCTTGCGGCAGATTATCTGGTCATGGCGGCGATGCTTGCGGAGATTAAATCACGCATGTTGCTGCCAAGGCCGGTGGCGGCGGATCCCGAAGAGACGGACCCGCGTGCCGAGCTTGTGCGGAGGTTGTTGGAATATGAACGCTATCAGGCGGTGTGCGAAAGTCTCGAGGCGAGGCCGCGAGTCGGGCGCGAACTGTTTTTGCCGGAGATCCCCATGGATGGCCGCAATAGCGAGCGGCCGGCACCGATGGTCACCCTGGAGGACCTTCTGGGCGCACTGCGCGCGGTTTTACGGCGTGAGGACGCCTTTGCCCACCACCGCGTGATGCGCGAACCCTTATCGGTAAGGGAACGGATGACGCATATCCTGGAGCGGGTACGCTCGGATGGATTCACGGAATTTTCGCTGCTTTTTCAGATCGGTGAAGGAAAGCGGGGTGTTGTCGTCACCTTCCTGGCAGTTTTGGAGTTGGTGCGGGAGTCCCTGATCATGCTCGTTCAAAACGAGCCGTTTGCGCCCATTCATTTAAAGGCCGCCGCATGA
- a CDS encoding site-2 protease family protein, with amino-acid sequence MTALNPLQTFSIWALPVLFAVTLHEVAHGWVAKRLGDPTAQRLGRLSLNPIRHIDPLGTILIPGLLILMQTGFIFGWAKPVPITWSNLRKPRRDMALVALAGPGANLLMALLWALVGRLATYLPSMWAARPLFYMGIAGITINIVLMVLNLLPLPPLDGSRVLAGLLPPRLAVPYSRIEPYGLWILLLLVGTGVLGSILGPPVTILRGLVFALSRMG; translated from the coding sequence ATGACTGCCCTGAACCCCTTGCAAACCTTTTCGATCTGGGCGCTTCCGGTGCTGTTTGCCGTAACCTTGCACGAGGTGGCGCACGGTTGGGTGGCAAAGCGCCTCGGGGACCCGACCGCCCAGCGCCTCGGGCGGTTGTCGCTCAATCCGATCCGGCACATCGATCCCCTGGGCACGATCCTGATTCCGGGGCTCTTGATCCTGATGCAAACCGGATTCATATTCGGATGGGCCAAGCCCGTGCCCATCACCTGGTCGAATCTGCGCAAACCGCGGCGGGACATGGCGTTGGTGGCGCTGGCGGGCCCGGGGGCCAACCTGCTCATGGCGCTCCTATGGGCGCTGGTGGGACGGCTTGCCACGTACCTGCCGTCGATGTGGGCGGCGCGACCGTTGTTCTATATGGGCATTGCCGGGATCACGATCAATATCGTGTTGATGGTCCTGAATCTTTTGCCGTTGCCGCCGCTCGACGGAAGCCGTGTGCTGGCCGGGCTGTTGCCGCCGCGTCTGGCCGTGCCCTACAGTCGCATCGAACCCTACGGTCTGTGGATTTTATTGTTGCTCGTCGGCACCGGCGTGCTCGGCTCGATCCTGGGCCCCCCGGTGACGATCTTGCGAGGTCTCGTGTTCGCCTTGAGCAGGATGGGGTAA
- a CDS encoding L-threonylcarbamoyladenylate synthase encodes MAQYFVMHPRNPQARLVRATVDIVTKGGVIVYPTDSCYALGCALENKAGRDRICRLRELDPKHPFTLVCRDLSDLATYAQVDNSAYRILRAHTPGPYTFVLPATHEVPRRLLDPKRRTIGVRVPDHVVTQALLAQLGAPLMSVSLILPGDEAPLSDPMEIRARLEHAVDVVIDGGPCPGDLTSVVVWEGREFQVHRAGVGDTSMFAPREGG; translated from the coding sequence ATGGCCCAGTATTTCGTGATGCACCCGCGTAATCCGCAGGCGCGGCTGGTGCGTGCCACGGTGGATATCGTGACAAAGGGAGGAGTGATCGTGTATCCGACCGACTCCTGCTATGCGCTGGGTTGCGCGCTTGAGAACAAGGCGGGGCGGGACCGTATCTGCCGGTTGCGTGAACTCGATCCGAAGCATCCATTCACGCTTGTCTGCCGGGACCTCTCGGACCTGGCGACCTATGCCCAGGTCGACAACAGCGCCTATCGCATCCTCCGGGCCCATACCCCCGGCCCTTATACCTTCGTGTTGCCGGCCACCCACGAGGTCCCGCGACGACTGCTGGATCCCAAGCGACGAACGATCGGTGTGCGCGTCCCCGACCACGTCGTCACGCAGGCCTTGCTGGCGCAGCTCGGGGCCCCGCTCATGAGCGTAAGCCTGATCCTGCCCGGCGATGAGGCACCGCTTAGCGACCCGATGGAGATCCGCGCGCGTCTGGAACATGCCGTCGATGTCGTCATAGACGGCGGCCCGTGCCCGGGAGACCTGACCAGCGTGGTGGTCTGGGAAGGCCGGGAGTTCCAGGTGCATCGTGCCGGCGTGGGCGACACATCGATGTTCGCGCCGCGCGAAGGGGGCTGA
- the rplS gene encoding 50S ribosomal protein L19, which yields MSNIIKELENEFLKKDVPQFGPGDTVSVQVKVVEGERERLQAFEGVVIARKNRGINSSFTVRKMSYGEGVERVFPLHSPNIARIEVKRRGVVRRAKLYFLRELTGKAARIRERV from the coding sequence ATGAGCAATATCATCAAGGAATTAGAGAACGAGTTCCTGAAAAAGGACGTCCCGCAATTCGGACCGGGCGATACGGTCTCTGTTCAGGTGAAGGTCGTCGAAGGGGAGCGGGAGCGGCTGCAGGCCTTCGAGGGTGTGGTCATCGCGCGCAAGAACCGCGGTATCAACTCGTCTTTTACCGTGCGCAAGATGTCCTATGGCGAGGGGGTGGAGCGCGTGTTCCCCTTGCACAGTCCCAACATTGCACGCATCGAGGTGAAGCGTCGCGGCGTGGTGCGGCGCGCCAAGCTCTACTTCCTGCGCGAGCTGACCGGTAAGGCCGCGCGTATTCGCGAGCGCGTCTAG
- a CDS encoding BolA family transcriptional regulator — MSLRDAISERLKEAFAPTEILITDDSLQHVGHAGAGDGGHYTVLIIAERFRGCSLLERHRLVYEALAGLRKDIHALSIRALVPGDI; from the coding sequence GTGAGTCTGCGCGACGCCATCAGCGAACGCCTGAAAGAGGCCTTCGCGCCCACCGAGATCCTGATCACGGACGACTCGCTACAACACGTCGGGCACGCCGGCGCCGGCGATGGGGGGCATTACACGGTACTGATCATCGCCGAGCGTTTCCGGGGTTGCAGCCTCCTCGAACGCCATCGCCTGGTCTATGAAGCGCTCGCGGGTCTTCGTAAAGACATCCACGCGCTATCGATCCGCGCCCTCGTTCCCGGAGATATCTGA
- a CDS encoding PHP domain-containing protein: MHTHTVWSDGELEPALLVANAAAAGVRVLALTDHDTMAGVGEAAGAAPGLGVQLIPGVELSVSWQGLTVHVVGLGLDAGNVRLCQALDELREIRIERGRAMVAALAAAGLGEAQSILERPGIVSRVHVADWLVAHGHAPDRARAFKRFLTRGAAAYVAAQWPDLPAAVGWIRGAGGCAVLAHPIRYRLSGGRLAQLVGAFTEAGGAALEVVTAGLDAGEIGRLARLARKYALHASVGSDFHKALPWRPRPGGLPELPGDCRPVWDGWPQIALQEIG; encoded by the coding sequence TTGCATACACACACAGTCTGGTCGGATGGGGAGCTCGAGCCGGCGTTGCTGGTGGCGAACGCGGCGGCAGCCGGCGTACGTGTCTTGGCCCTGACCGACCACGACACCATGGCCGGTGTCGGTGAGGCCGCCGGCGCGGCTCCCGGCCTCGGCGTCCAGCTCATCCCCGGCGTCGAACTGTCGGTGAGCTGGCAGGGTTTGACCGTGCATGTGGTCGGGCTTGGGCTCGATGCCGGCAATGTCCGTCTCTGCCAGGCCCTGGATGAGTTGCGCGAGATACGTATCGAGCGCGGCCGGGCGATGGTGGCGGCGCTGGCAGCGGCTGGTCTCGGGGAGGCGCAATCGATCCTGGAGCGGCCGGGAATCGTAAGCCGCGTGCATGTGGCCGACTGGCTGGTGGCCCATGGTCACGCGCCCGATCGGGCGCGCGCGTTCAAGCGCTTCCTGACCCGAGGGGCAGCCGCCTATGTGGCGGCGCAATGGCCGGATCTTCCGGCCGCGGTCGGCTGGATCAGAGGCGCCGGGGGATGCGCCGTTCTCGCCCACCCCATCCGTTACCGGCTGAGCGGCGGACGCCTGGCGCAGCTGGTAGGCGCCTTTACCGAGGCGGGGGGAGCGGCGCTCGAGGTGGTCACGGCGGGGCTCGATGCGGGCGAGATCGGGCGGCTTGCGCGGCTTGCCCGAAAATACGCGCTGCACGCCTCGGTGGGATCTGACTTCCACAAGGCCCTGCCATGGCGCCCGCGGCCGGGGGGATTGCCGGAGCTCCCGGGCGATTGCCGGCCGGTGTGGGACGGCTGGCCGCAGATCGCATTGCAGGAGATCGGGTGA
- a CDS encoding YciI family protein, translated as MLYMILGTLASDSGARREAARPEHLDRLRALQDEGRLVLAGPCPAVDSPDPGPAGYSASLIVAEFPSLIAARAWASEDPYTRAAVYEDVAVRPFRQVLP; from the coding sequence ATGCTGTACATGATCCTGGGGACACTCGCATCCGATAGCGGCGCACGTCGCGAGGCCGCACGACCGGAACATCTGGATCGCCTGCGGGCGTTGCAGGATGAGGGCCGGCTGGTATTGGCCGGCCCGTGCCCGGCCGTGGATAGCCCCGATCCAGGACCGGCGGGCTACAGCGCAAGCCTCATCGTCGCGGAATTTCCGTCGCTCATCGCAGCCCGCGCCTGGGCCTCCGAGGACCCCTACACGCGTGCCGCCGTGTACGAGGATGTGGCCGTGCGACCATTTCGTCAGGTGCTGCCGTGA
- the rpsP gene encoding 30S ribosomal protein S16, giving the protein MVTIRLARRGANKRPFYSIVVADKRRAASGAFIERVGFFNPIASGAEERLRVDHERVQYWLERGAQASERVAGLLKNAS; this is encoded by the coding sequence ATGGTAACGATACGCTTGGCCCGTCGCGGTGCCAACAAGCGGCCTTTCTATTCGATCGTGGTCGCCGACAAGCGCCGCGCGGCGAGCGGGGCCTTCATCGAGCGCGTCGGGTTCTTCAATCCGATCGCGAGTGGCGCCGAGGAGCGCCTGCGTGTCGATCATGAGCGTGTGCAGTATTGGCTTGAGAGAGGCGCGCAGGCCTCGGAACGGGTCGCGGGGTTGCTAAAGAACGCCTCCTGA
- the rimM gene encoding ribosome maturation factor RimM (Essential for efficient processing of 16S rRNA): MPDQAPPEWIEVGRVAGTYGVRGWLRIQPYTTRSETVLDYQPWRVRQRSGVVETPTVLEAQIHGKGLIVRIAECRVREDAERWTGGTIECPVSALPVLAAGEYYWGELLGLVVETVDGVILGPVHRLLETGANDVLVVRGADRERLIPYIPAVVRRVDKDGRRMVVDWDPDF; this comes from the coding sequence ATGCCCGACCAGGCGCCCCCGGAGTGGATCGAGGTGGGCCGCGTGGCGGGCACCTACGGCGTGCGCGGCTGGTTGCGCATCCAGCCGTATACGACGCGATCCGAGACAGTCCTGGATTACCAACCATGGCGCGTGCGCCAGCGGTCCGGTGTGGTGGAGACGCCGACGGTGCTCGAGGCCCAGATCCACGGCAAGGGTCTCATCGTGCGCATCGCCGAATGTCGGGTGCGCGAGGACGCCGAGCGCTGGACCGGCGGAACGATTGAATGCCCGGTCTCGGCGCTGCCGGTGCTGGCCGCTGGGGAATATTACTGGGGCGAGCTTCTGGGGCTGGTAGTAGAGACGGTGGACGGTGTGATCCTGGGGCCTGTGCACAGGCTCCTGGAGACCGGGGCCAACGACGTACTGGTGGTACGAGGGGCCGATCGGGAGCGGCTCATTCCTTACATCCCGGCAGTGGTTCGTCGGGTCGACAAGGATGGGCGACGCATGGTCGTGGATTGGGACCCGGACTTTTGA
- a CDS encoding VacJ family lipoprotein, with the protein MAQRWAIAIMAAYMLLGGCATTGMRPAHGPDDPLKPLNKKIFVFNQHLDRVLLKPTAEAYVGLTPLPLRRGISDFFANLDDVKVIVNESLEGRAGPAFLETARFLVNSTLGLLGLIDVATPLGLPAHNAGFGETLAVWGVRSGPYVVLPLFGPSDVRDAVGLGLDSFTNPPTYLSDPSAMWGAYGAQLVDTRSHYLHQGLLMRLAAAGHEYTFVRDAFWQKRRALIRRRRAGH; encoded by the coding sequence ATGGCGCAAAGATGGGCGATAGCGATCATGGCGGCGTACATGCTCCTGGGTGGCTGCGCAACCACGGGCATGCGCCCGGCACACGGTCCAGACGACCCACTCAAACCTCTGAACAAGAAGATTTTTGTTTTCAACCAGCACCTGGATCGCGTACTCCTGAAGCCGACTGCTGAGGCCTATGTCGGACTGACACCGTTGCCGCTGCGGCGTGGGATCAGCGATTTCTTTGCCAACCTTGACGACGTGAAGGTGATCGTCAATGAGTCGCTGGAGGGCCGCGCGGGCCCGGCCTTTCTCGAGACCGCACGCTTTCTCGTCAATTCCACTCTCGGCCTACTCGGCCTGATCGATGTCGCAACGCCCCTTGGTTTACCCGCGCATAACGCGGGCTTCGGGGAGACCTTGGCGGTCTGGGGGGTGCGTAGTGGTCCTTATGTGGTGTTGCCGCTCTTTGGCCCAAGCGATGTGCGTGATGCCGTAGGGTTGGGTCTCGACAGCTTCACCAATCCTCCCACCTATTTGAGTGACCCGTCGGCGATGTGGGGCGCCTACGGCGCGCAGCTTGTCGATACGCGGTCACATTACCTGCATCAGGGCCTGCTCATGCGACTGGCCGCAGCCGGACACGAGTACACGTTCGTGCGTGATGCGTTCTGGCAAAAGCGCCGGGCGCTCATCCGTCGCCGCCGCGCCGGTCACTAG
- the trmD gene encoding tRNA (guanosine(37)-N1)-methyltransferase TrmD, with product MDIDVIGLFPEAVRGFCECGIVGRASQLGIVTLRFWNLRDFAEDKRRTVDDRPYGGGPGMVLMAEPVARAIDEVRAGHEAPVLYLSPVGRVLNHAAVMELTARPRLILLAGRYEGMDERIVRASVDEEWSIGDYVLSGGEVAAAVLIDAVVRQLPGALGHEDSAREDSFVAGLLDHPHYTRPELWREERVPEVLMSGDHARIRAWRLRESLGRTWLRRPDLLEGRELDAEQKRLLEEFKQEYRG from the coding sequence GTGGACATCGATGTCATCGGGCTGTTTCCGGAGGCGGTGCGCGGGTTCTGCGAGTGCGGCATTGTAGGGCGCGCCTCGCAGCTTGGTATCGTCACGCTGCGATTTTGGAATCTGCGGGATTTTGCCGAGGATAAGCGGCGGACCGTAGACGACCGGCCCTACGGGGGCGGCCCCGGCATGGTCCTGATGGCCGAGCCCGTGGCGCGCGCGATCGATGAGGTGCGGGCCGGCCACGAGGCCCCGGTCCTGTATCTGTCGCCGGTCGGACGGGTGCTGAACCATGCCGCGGTGATGGAGCTTACGGCGCGGCCACGTCTCATTCTGTTGGCCGGTCGCTACGAAGGCATGGATGAGCGCATCGTGCGCGCCTCCGTGGACGAGGAGTGGTCCATAGGCGACTATGTGCTGTCCGGGGGAGAGGTCGCGGCTGCGGTATTGATCGATGCCGTCGTGCGCCAGTTGCCGGGGGCCCTGGGACACGAGGACTCGGCGCGCGAAGACTCATTCGTGGCGGGGCTTCTGGACCATCCTCATTACACGCGGCCCGAGCTATGGCGCGAGGAGCGGGTCCCGGAGGTCTTGATGTCGGGCGATCACGCGCGTATTCGGGCGTGGCGCCTGCGGGAGTCTCTGGGGCGCACGTGGCTGCGCCGTCCGGATCTCTTGGAGGGACGGGAATTGGATGCCGAACAGAAGCGGCTTTTAGAAGAATTCAAACAGGAATATCGAGGGTAA
- a CDS encoding tryptophan--tRNA ligase, whose product MSSVLPSATRVVSGMRATGRLHLGHYHGVLKNWARLQNEYDCFFFVADWHALTTHYEDPGVIAESVRDMVIDWLAAGVDFQSATLFVQSDVPQHAELHLLLSMITPLGWLERVPTFKDQQEKLRERDLATYGFLGYPLLQSADILAYRAAFVPVGEDQVAHIELCREVARRFNYLYGREAGFLEKAEEALRIMGRKAAKAYKDLREAYLERGEKEALETARALVERQANMTLGDKERLFGYLEGHGRLILTEPQALLTPQSRMPGLDGQKMSKSYGNTIGLREDPDEVAKKIKTMPTDPARKRRTDPGNPDLCPVWPFHEIYSSEDVKAWVRNGCTTAGIGCLQCKQPVIDAVNAELAPIRERAHELERDGARVRTILAEGARRAREAADETLEDVRRAMGLAWE is encoded by the coding sequence ATGTCGTCTGTCCTCCCGTCGGCTACGCGGGTCGTGTCCGGTATGCGCGCGACCGGACGACTCCATCTTGGGCATTATCACGGTGTCCTCAAAAATTGGGCGCGTCTTCAGAATGAGTACGATTGTTTTTTCTTTGTTGCCGACTGGCACGCCCTGACCACGCATTACGAAGACCCGGGCGTCATCGCCGAGAGCGTCCGCGATATGGTCATCGACTGGCTTGCCGCGGGGGTCGATTTTCAGAGCGCCACCTTGTTTGTGCAATCGGACGTCCCCCAGCACGCCGAACTCCATCTGCTGCTATCGATGATCACGCCGCTTGGCTGGCTTGAGCGCGTCCCGACGTTCAAAGACCAGCAAGAAAAACTGCGCGAGCGCGACCTCGCGACCTACGGATTTCTCGGTTATCCGCTTTTGCAGAGTGCTGATATCCTCGCCTACCGCGCAGCCTTCGTGCCCGTGGGCGAGGACCAGGTGGCACATATCGAGCTGTGCCGCGAGGTGGCGCGGCGGTTCAACTACCTCTATGGGCGCGAGGCGGGCTTTCTGGAGAAGGCCGAAGAGGCCCTGCGGATCATGGGTCGCAAGGCCGCGAAGGCCTATAAGGATTTGCGCGAGGCCTATCTGGAGCGGGGGGAGAAGGAGGCCCTGGAGACGGCACGCGCCCTTGTCGAGCGGCAGGCAAACATGACGCTGGGCGACAAGGAAAGGCTTTTCGGGTATCTGGAGGGTCATGGGCGCCTGATCCTCACAGAACCCCAGGCCTTGCTCACGCCACAGTCGCGGATGCCGGGCCTCGATGGCCAAAAGATGTCGAAATCGTATGGAAACACCATCGGATTGCGTGAGGATCCGGACGAGGTGGCGAAAAAGATAAAGACGATGCCCACAGATCCCGCGCGCAAGCGGCGCACGGACCCGGGCAATCCGGATCTTTGCCCGGTCTGGCCCTTCCATGAAATTTATTCTTCGGAGGATGTGAAGGCCTGGGTTCGGAATGGTTGCACGACCGCAGGCATCGGCTGTCTTCAGTGCAAGCAACCGGTCATAGATGCCGTCAATGCCGAGCTTGCGCCGATTCGCGAGCGAGCCCATGAATTGGAACGTGACGGGGCCCGGGTTCGAACGATCCTGGCCGAGGGGGCACGTCGCGCCCGGGAGGCGGCGGACGAAACGCTGGAAGACGTCCGGCGGGCCATGGGTTTGGCGTGGGAGTAA